A DNA window from Chelativorans sp. AA-79 contains the following coding sequences:
- a CDS encoding MaoC family dehydratase — MKAVAIEEALALVGKEVGVSNWRTVSQEMIDQFASATDDHQFIHTDPERAAEETPYGGTIAHGFLTLSLLSTLIFEAVPPLEGVSMGMNFGFDRVRFLNPVKSGARIRARFVLAHMKVRPSGIVETHYDVTIEIEESVKPALTARWLTLALPSELPGQTAA, encoded by the coding sequence ATGAAGGCGGTAGCAATCGAGGAAGCGTTGGCTCTCGTCGGCAAGGAGGTCGGCGTATCCAACTGGCGCACCGTCTCCCAGGAGATGATCGACCAGTTCGCCTCCGCGACGGATGACCACCAGTTCATCCACACGGACCCCGAGCGGGCCGCCGAGGAGACGCCCTATGGCGGCACGATCGCGCATGGCTTCCTGACGCTCTCGCTCCTGTCGACACTGATCTTCGAAGCCGTTCCCCCGCTGGAAGGCGTTTCGATGGGCATGAATTTCGGCTTCGACCGCGTGCGCTTCCTCAATCCCGTAAAGTCCGGGGCCCGCATACGCGCCCGGTTCGTGCTGGCGCATATGAAGGTCCGCCCATCCGGGATCGTCGAGACGCATTACGACGTCACGATCGAGATCGAGGAGAGCGTAAAGCCCGCGCTCACAGCCCGATGGCTAACCCTGGCGCTGCCTTCCGAGCTTCCCGGCCAGACAGCCGCGTGA
- a CDS encoding SDR family oxidoreductase, producing the protein MARRLAGQGARLVLSDLKEEPLRELADSLETETAILAGDIAEEVLSENLVALAQERFGGLDVAINNAGIAQAFVKLHLIPSEEARRVIDVDLMGVFYAMKHQLPVMERQYRRDKRRSAIVNVASVAGLAGAPRLAAYSAAKHGVIGFTRTAAAEYAGKGVRINAVCPSYARTEMVTGVLKMSPARAKHAEAGLTRGVPMKRLGEVEEVVEVILFAANPNNSFMTGQALAADGGVTAI; encoded by the coding sequence TTGGCACGCAGGCTCGCCGGCCAGGGAGCGCGGCTCGTGCTTTCCGACCTGAAGGAAGAGCCGCTGAGGGAGCTTGCCGACTCGCTCGAAACCGAGACGGCGATCCTCGCCGGCGACATCGCGGAAGAAGTGCTCTCCGAAAACCTCGTCGCGCTTGCGCAGGAACGCTTCGGCGGGCTGGATGTGGCCATCAACAATGCCGGCATCGCGCAAGCTTTCGTGAAGCTGCACCTCATCCCCTCCGAAGAGGCGCGCCGGGTGATCGACGTCGACCTGATGGGCGTCTTCTACGCGATGAAGCACCAACTGCCCGTTATGGAGCGCCAGTACAGGCGCGACAAGCGGCGCAGCGCGATCGTCAATGTCGCCTCGGTAGCGGGGCTTGCCGGCGCGCCGCGGCTTGCCGCCTATTCGGCGGCCAAGCACGGCGTGATCGGCTTTACGCGCACCGCCGCCGCCGAATATGCCGGCAAAGGGGTGCGGATCAATGCGGTCTGTCCCTCCTACGCGCGCACCGAGATGGTGACCGGCGTGCTCAAGATGTCACCCGCCAGGGCAAAGCACGCGGAGGCAGGGCTGACACGCGGCGTGCCCATGAAGCGCCTCGGCGAAGTGGAGGAGGTGGTGGAAGTCATCCTGTTCGCCGCGAATCCCAACAACAGCTTCATGACGGGGCAAGCGCTGGCTGCCGATGGCGGTGTGACGGCGATCTAG
- a CDS encoding IS630 family transposase (programmed frameshift) produces MTRPLSNDLRERVVGAVEAGESCRSVAARFGVAVSSAVKWSQRYRASGSVAPGKMGGHRKRVLEPHRAFIAERISQTPHLSLHKLKEELAARGVKVSHDTVWRFLRREGLRFKKTLFALEQARADIARRRQRWRSWQSGLDPTRLVFIDETWIKTNMAPLRGWGPRGKRLRGFAPHGHWRTLTFLGALRHDRLTAPCVFDGPINGQCFRAYVEQQLVPVLEPGDIVVMDNLGSHKSAAVRQMIKAAGARLWYLPPYSPDLNPIEQAFAKIKHWMRAAQKRTIEETWRHIGGLVSLIQPSECSNYFVNAGYASVKT; encoded by the exons ATGACGCGACCTCTTTCGAATGATCTGCGTGAACGTGTTGTTGGGGCGGTCGAGGCCGGCGAGAGCTGCCGGTCGGTGGCGGCTCGTTTCGGCGTTGCCGTCTCGTCGGCGGTGAAGTGGTCTCAGCGCTACCGTGCGAGCGGGTCTGTGGCGCCGGGCAAGATGGGCGGGCACCGCAAGCGCGTGCTGGAGCCGCACCGTGCCTTCATCGCCGAGCGGATCAGCCAGACGCCGCATCTGTCGCTGCACAAGCTGAAGGAAGAGCTGGCGGCGCGCGGCGTGAAGGTGTCGCACGATACGGTGTGGCGGTTCCTGCGCCGCGAGGGGCTTCGGTTCA AAAAAACGCTGTTCGCCCTTGAGCAGGCTCGTGCCGACATCGCCCGCCGGCGGCAACGCTGGCGTTCTTGGCAGTCCGGTCTCGATCCGACACGGCTGGTGTTCATCGACGAGACCTGGATCAAGACCAACATGGCGCCGCTGCGGGGCTGGGGACCACGCGGCAAGCGCCTGCGCGGCTTTGCCCCGCACGGCCACTGGCGCACGCTGACCTTCCTCGGCGCTTTGCGCCATGACCGGCTGACGGCGCCTTGCGTCTTCGATGGACCGATCAACGGCCAGTGCTTCCGCGCCTATGTCGAGCAGCAGCTCGTGCCGGTGCTTGAACCGGGCGACATCGTCGTCATGGACAATCTCGGCTCGCACAAGTCGGCCGCCGTCCGGCAGATGATCAAAGCCGCCGGCGCAAGGCTCTGGTATCTGCCCCCATACTCGCCCGACCTCAATCCGATCGAGCAGGCCTTCGCCAAGATCAAGCATTGGATGCGCGCGGCTCAGAAGCGGACCATCGAGGAGACATGGCGGCACATCGGCGGCCTCGTCTCCTTAATCCAGCCCAGTGAATGCAGCAACTACTTCGTCAATGCAGGATACGCTTCCGTCAAAACCTGA
- a CDS encoding sarcosine oxidase subunit gamma has protein sequence MAETARRISALEGRAYEGDGISLAHAAPASRLSLRAPQASLQALSGALAIELSQRPRSAAANGARAALWLGPDEWLVIDDGAADLTTICAKADVLHSAVDISHRNTAILVSGPRSEEVLNSGCPQDLSLDRFPVGAASRTVFAKAEIVLWRTRQDAFRIECWRSFSDYVFSLLEKAARENG, from the coding sequence ATGGCTGAGACCGCCCGCCGCATCTCCGCACTCGAGGGCCGCGCCTATGAGGGAGACGGCATATCGCTCGCGCACGCCGCGCCTGCAAGCCGCCTCTCGCTGCGCGCACCGCAGGCTTCGCTCCAGGCCCTGTCCGGAGCGCTGGCCATCGAGCTGTCGCAGCGGCCCAGATCCGCCGCGGCCAATGGTGCGCGCGCGGCGCTCTGGCTCGGCCCCGACGAGTGGCTGGTGATCGATGACGGGGCGGCGGATCTCACGACCATCTGCGCCAAGGCAGATGTGCTCCACTCGGCCGTCGACATCTCTCACCGGAATACCGCAATTCTCGTCTCCGGCCCGCGCTCGGAGGAAGTGCTGAATTCCGGGTGCCCGCAGGACCTTTCGCTCGATCGCTTTCCGGTGGGCGCCGCGTCGCGCACCGTTTTCGCCAAGGCTGAAATCGTGCTGTGGCGCACGCGCCAGGACGCTTTTCGCATTGAATGTTGGCGGTCCTTCTCCGACTATGTCTTCAGCCTTCTGGAGAAAGCGGCACGGGAGAACGGTTAG
- a CDS encoding sarcosine oxidase subunit alpha, with amino-acid sequence MRQPFRLPSAGRLDPERTVGFTFDGRSYDGLAGDTLASALLANGVHLVGRSFKYHRPRGILSAGAEEPNALVGIHRDSARRTPNVRATVQEIYEGLAAVSQNRWPSLAFDLGAASNLGAPFFSAGFYYKTFKWPRAAWERLYEPAIRRAAGLGVAPDEPDPDDYSNRFAHCDVLVIGGGAAGLAAALAASESGARVVLADEQAELGGALKFESGAVVEGKPGWEWSREAGAELRARPNMRVLTRTTGFGYYAQNMLGLVERLTEHLAQPDPDAPRERLWQVRAKRVVLATGAIERHMVFPQNDRPGIMLASAARAYLNHFGVAVGSKVAVFTAEDSAYAAALDLKRSGVAVPVIIDWRDNPQGTYLEDAKSLDIEVLRGCNVVGTEGRLRINRVCVVHREEGWRREIEVDALLTSSGWTPAVHLFSQSRGKLAFDADTQRFLPGQYTQDATSVGACNGTIGLAETVEEALAAGAKAAKESGAGTRRRARKLVAHAGDCWSPGMAGDALGHRKGAMAFVDFQNDVTAKDIRQAVREGMRSIEHVKRFTTTGMATDQGKTSNLHGLAIAAEMLGKSIPEVGLTTFRPPYTPVTFGALAGHARGELFEPVRRTPIHSWAEENGAVFEDVGQWKRAWYFPRTGEDMHRAVARECRTVREAAGIFDASTLGKIEVVGPDAARFLELLYTNSWQKLGVGRCRYGIMLREDGFIYDDGVVGRLAEDRFYVTTTTGGAPRVLHHMEDYLQTEFPDLEVWLTSVTEQWAVIAVQGPKSRDIVAPLVDGIDMSDEAMPHMSVREGKVCGVPARLFRVSFTGERGFEINVPADYGRAVWEAVWAQAQKHGACAYGTETMHVLRAEKGYIIVGQDTDGTVTPHDAGLSWAVAKGKADFVGIRGVKRPDLVAEGRRQLVGLKTKDPKTVLEEGAQIVADPKQPVPMRMIGHVTSSYWSENCGRSIALALLENGRERMGERLCVPMPDGVIEVEVASMIFFDEKGERIHG; translated from the coding sequence ATGAGACAGCCTTTCCGCCTCCCCTCCGCCGGCCGGCTCGATCCGGAAAGGACGGTCGGCTTCACCTTCGACGGCAGGAGCTATGACGGGCTTGCCGGCGACACGCTCGCCTCGGCCTTGCTCGCGAACGGCGTCCACCTCGTCGGCCGCTCGTTCAAGTATCACCGCCCGCGCGGAATCCTCTCCGCCGGCGCGGAGGAGCCGAATGCGCTGGTCGGCATCCATCGGGATTCCGCGCGCAGGACGCCGAATGTTCGCGCCACCGTGCAGGAAATCTATGAAGGCCTCGCAGCCGTCTCGCAGAACCGCTGGCCCTCGCTCGCTTTCGACCTGGGAGCGGCGAGCAATCTCGGGGCGCCTTTTTTCTCCGCGGGCTTCTACTACAAGACCTTCAAATGGCCGAGGGCCGCATGGGAACGGCTCTACGAGCCCGCCATTCGCCGCGCGGCGGGCCTGGGCGTGGCGCCGGATGAGCCCGACCCCGACGACTACTCCAACCGCTTCGCCCATTGCGACGTGCTCGTGATCGGTGGCGGCGCAGCGGGGCTTGCCGCGGCCCTCGCGGCGTCCGAAAGCGGCGCGCGCGTCGTCCTGGCCGACGAGCAGGCGGAACTTGGCGGCGCGCTGAAATTCGAATCGGGCGCGGTGGTCGAGGGCAAGCCCGGCTGGGAGTGGTCGCGGGAAGCGGGGGCCGAGCTGCGCGCCCGCCCGAATATGCGCGTGCTCACCCGCACCACGGGCTTCGGCTACTACGCGCAGAATATGCTGGGACTCGTCGAGCGTCTGACGGAGCATCTGGCGCAGCCTGATCCCGATGCCCCGCGCGAACGGCTGTGGCAGGTGCGGGCCAAGCGTGTCGTGCTCGCCACGGGCGCCATCGAGCGGCACATGGTCTTCCCGCAGAACGACCGGCCGGGCATCATGCTTGCTTCCGCAGCGCGTGCTTATCTCAACCATTTCGGCGTGGCCGTCGGCAGCAAGGTCGCGGTCTTCACGGCGGAGGATTCGGCATATGCGGCAGCGCTCGACCTGAAAAGGAGTGGCGTCGCGGTTCCCGTCATCATCGATTGGCGGGACAATCCGCAAGGTACGTATCTCGAGGACGCGAAGTCGCTCGACATCGAGGTGCTCCGCGGCTGCAACGTGGTGGGCACCGAGGGCAGGCTGCGCATAAATCGCGTTTGCGTCGTTCACCGCGAGGAAGGCTGGCGGCGCGAGATCGAGGTGGATGCGTTGCTCACCTCGTCCGGCTGGACCCCCGCCGTGCACCTCTTTTCCCAATCACGCGGAAAACTTGCGTTCGACGCCGACACGCAGCGCTTCCTTCCGGGGCAATATACGCAGGACGCGACCTCCGTCGGCGCCTGCAACGGAACGATCGGGCTCGCGGAAACGGTGGAGGAGGCACTCGCCGCCGGCGCGAAAGCGGCCAAGGAAAGCGGTGCCGGGACGAGGCGAAGGGCGCGCAAGCTCGTCGCGCACGCAGGCGACTGCTGGTCGCCGGGCATGGCTGGCGACGCGCTCGGCCATCGGAAAGGCGCCATGGCCTTCGTCGACTTCCAGAACGACGTGACCGCGAAGGACATTCGCCAGGCCGTCCGCGAGGGCATGCGCTCCATCGAGCATGTGAAGCGCTTCACCACGACGGGCATGGCGACCGACCAGGGCAAGACGTCCAACCTGCACGGCCTCGCCATCGCCGCGGAGATGCTGGGCAAATCCATTCCCGAGGTGGGGCTCACCACCTTCCGTCCGCCCTATACGCCGGTCACCTTCGGTGCACTGGCGGGGCATGCGCGGGGGGAGCTCTTCGAGCCGGTGCGGCGCACGCCCATTCATTCCTGGGCGGAGGAGAACGGCGCTGTATTCGAGGATGTCGGCCAGTGGAAGCGCGCGTGGTACTTTCCGAGGACGGGAGAGGACATGCACCGGGCCGTAGCGCGCGAATGCCGCACGGTGCGTGAGGCGGCGGGCATCTTCGATGCGTCAACGCTCGGCAAGATCGAGGTCGTCGGGCCGGACGCCGCCCGCTTCCTCGAACTCCTCTACACCAACTCCTGGCAGAAGCTTGGGGTCGGGCGCTGCCGCTACGGCATCATGCTGCGCGAGGACGGCTTCATCTACGACGACGGCGTGGTGGGGCGGCTTGCGGAAGATCGTTTCTACGTGACGACCACGACGGGCGGTGCGCCGCGCGTGCTCCATCACATGGAGGACTATCTCCAGACCGAATTCCCGGATCTGGAGGTCTGGCTCACCTCGGTCACCGAGCAATGGGCGGTTATCGCCGTCCAGGGGCCGAAGAGCCGCGACATCGTCGCGCCGCTGGTGGACGGGATCGATATGTCCGATGAGGCGATGCCGCACATGTCCGTGCGCGAAGGAAAAGTGTGCGGCGTGCCGGCGCGGCTTTTCCGCGTTTCCTTTACCGGCGAGCGCGGTTTCGAGATCAACGTGCCGGCCGATTATGGCCGTGCGGTATGGGAGGCGGTCTGGGCTCAGGCGCAGAAGCATGGCGCCTGCGCCTACGGCACCGAGACGATGCACGTGCTGCGCGCGGAAAAGGGTTATATCATCGTCGGCCAGGACACGGACGGCACCGTGACGCCCCACGACGCGGGCCTCTCCTGGGCGGTCGCCAAGGGCAAGGCCGACTTTGTCGGCATTCGTGGAGTGAAGCGACCGGATCTCGTCGCCGAAGGGCGCCGGCAGCTCGTCGGCCTCAAGACAAAGGACCCGAAGACCGTGCTGGAGGAAGGCGCGCAGATCGTCGCCGATCCCAAGCAGCCCGTGCCCATGAGGATGATCGGCCATGTGACCTCGTCCTACTGGTCAGAGAACTGCGGCCGCTCGATCGCGCTGGCATTGCTGGAAAACGGCCGTGAGAGGATGGGTGAGCGGCTCTGCGTGCCGATGCCGGACGGTGTGATTGAGGTCGAGGTGGCCTCCATGATCTTCTTCGACGAGAAGGGGGAGCGCATCCATGGCTGA
- a CDS encoding sarcosine oxidase subunit delta, whose protein sequence is MLLIHCPYCQEERPELEFRHAGEAHIARPENIADISDEAFERYFFIRSNPKGVTFERWRHIHGCARFFNAARDTVTDKFLMTYKAGEPKPDLGKMHRK, encoded by the coding sequence ATGCTGTTGATCCATTGCCCCTACTGCCAGGAAGAGCGGCCCGAACTCGAATTCCGCCATGCCGGTGAGGCGCATATCGCCCGGCCGGAGAACATCGCGGACATTTCCGACGAGGCATTCGAGCGATACTTCTTCATCCGCTCCAATCCGAAGGGCGTCACCTTCGAGCGCTGGCGCCACATCCATGGCTGCGCGCGCTTCTTCAACGCGGCGCGGGATACCGTGACCGACAAATTCCTGATGACTTACAAGGCCGGCGAGCCGAAGCCGGATCTGGGGAAGATGCATCGCAAATGA
- a CDS encoding sarcosine oxidase subunit beta family protein, with protein sequence MKKYSVFAIAREAMRGQSGWPEQWGSPEPKKAYDVIVVGAGGHGLATAYYLAREHGITNVAVLEKGWLGGGNTGRNTTIIRSNYLYDESAAIYDHAVTLWAGLSQELNYNVMYSPRGVMMLAHNVHDVQVFKRHIHANRLNGVDNAWLTPDEAKEYCPPLNISKDGRYPIMGAALQRRGGTARHDAVAWGYARGASARGVDIIQNCEVTAIRRGRDGAVAGVETTRGPIAAKKIGVVAAGHSSVLMQMAGVEVPLESFPLQALVSEPVKPVFPCVVMSNTVHAYISQSDKGELVIGAGTDQYTSYSQTGGLHIIQHTLDAICEMFPIFRRMKMLRSWGGIVDVTPDRSPILARTPVKGLYVNCGWGTGGFKATPGSGHVFAHTIARDEPHPINAPFTLERFRRGRLIDEAAAAAVAH encoded by the coding sequence ATGAAGAAATATTCCGTCTTCGCCATCGCGCGCGAAGCGATGCGCGGCCAGAGCGGCTGGCCGGAGCAATGGGGCTCGCCCGAGCCGAAGAAGGCCTATGACGTGATCGTCGTGGGTGCCGGCGGCCACGGGCTCGCCACCGCCTATTATCTCGCCAGGGAGCATGGTATCACCAATGTGGCCGTGCTGGAGAAGGGATGGCTTGGCGGCGGCAACACCGGCCGCAACACCACCATCATCCGTTCGAACTATCTCTATGACGAAAGCGCTGCGATCTACGATCACGCGGTGACCTTGTGGGCAGGACTTTCCCAGGAACTCAACTACAACGTCATGTATTCCCCGCGCGGCGTGATGATGCTCGCGCACAACGTGCATGACGTGCAGGTATTCAAGAGGCACATCCACGCCAACCGGCTGAACGGCGTCGACAACGCGTGGCTGACGCCGGACGAAGCGAAGGAATATTGCCCTCCGCTCAACATCTCAAAGGACGGGCGATACCCGATCATGGGGGCGGCGCTCCAGCGCCGGGGCGGCACGGCGCGGCACGACGCGGTGGCCTGGGGCTATGCGCGCGGGGCCTCGGCGCGCGGCGTCGATATCATCCAGAATTGCGAGGTCACCGCCATCAGGCGCGGGCGGGACGGCGCGGTCGCAGGCGTGGAGACCACGCGCGGACCCATCGCGGCGAAGAAGATCGGCGTCGTCGCAGCCGGCCATTCCTCCGTGCTGATGCAGATGGCGGGCGTCGAGGTACCGCTCGAATCCTTCCCGCTGCAGGCGCTGGTCTCGGAGCCGGTGAAGCCGGTCTTTCCCTGCGTGGTCATGTCGAACACGGTGCACGCCTATATCTCGCAGTCCGACAAGGGCGAGCTGGTCATCGGCGCCGGTACCGACCAGTACACCTCCTATTCCCAGACCGGAGGCCTGCACATCATACAGCACACGCTGGACGCCATTTGCGAGATGTTCCCGATCTTCAGGCGCATGAAGATGCTGCGCTCCTGGGGCGGCATAGTCGACGTGACGCCGGACCGCTCGCCGATCCTGGCCAGGACCCCGGTGAAAGGGCTGTACGTGAATTGCGGCTGGGGTACGGGCGGCTTCAAGGCGACGCCCGGCTCGGGTCACGTCTTCGCCCACACCATCGCCCGCGACGAGCCGCACCCCATCAACGCGCCCTTCACGCTGGAGCGCTTCCGGAGGGGCCGGCTGATCGACGAGGCGGCGGCCGCGGCCGTCGCGCACTGA
- a CDS encoding SDR family oxidoreductase, whose protein sequence is MFSLSGKVAIVTGASSGIGRATASLFAREGAKVVVSARRGKELERLVAEIGEEGGEAEAVPGDVREEAHAKALVDRAIFRFGGLDIAFNNAGAVGRLAQVPELGREDWEDTLSVNLTAAYLAAKHQIPALLDRGGGALIFTSSFVGNTVGMPGMAAYAASKAGLVGLTQALAVEVGPRGIRVNALLPGGTDTPAATFKTPEEWAFVEGLHALKRVAKPEEIARAALFLASDAASFVTGAAMLADGGVSINRT, encoded by the coding sequence ATGTTCTCACTCTCCGGAAAGGTGGCAATCGTCACCGGTGCCAGCTCCGGCATCGGTCGCGCCACGGCAAGCCTATTCGCCAGAGAGGGCGCAAAGGTGGTGGTGAGCGCGAGGCGCGGGAAGGAACTCGAGCGCCTCGTGGCCGAAATCGGCGAAGAAGGGGGAGAGGCGGAAGCGGTCCCCGGCGACGTGCGGGAGGAAGCGCATGCGAAAGCCCTGGTGGATCGGGCGATCTTCCGCTTCGGCGGCCTCGATATCGCGTTCAACAATGCGGGCGCCGTCGGCCGCCTGGCTCAGGTGCCCGAACTCGGCCGGGAGGACTGGGAGGACACGCTCTCGGTCAACCTTACCGCGGCCTATCTCGCGGCAAAGCATCAAATTCCCGCGCTGCTCGACCGCGGCGGAGGCGCGTTGATCTTCACATCGAGCTTCGTCGGCAACACGGTGGGCATGCCCGGCATGGCGGCCTATGCGGCATCCAAGGCCGGGCTGGTCGGGCTCACGCAGGCACTTGCCGTCGAAGTCGGCCCGCGCGGCATCCGCGTCAACGCGCTCCTGCCGGGCGGCACGGACACACCGGCCGCCACTTTCAAGACCCCGGAGGAGTGGGCTTTCGTGGAGGGGCTGCACGCGTTGAAGCGCGTGGCGAAGCCGGAGGAGATCGCGCGCGCGGCCCTCTTCCTCGCCTCCGATGCCGCAAGCTTCGTGACCGGTGCGGCCATGCTCGCCGACGGCGGCGTCTCCATCAACCGGACGTAA
- the rpsU gene encoding 30S ribosomal protein S21, whose amino-acid sequence MQVLVRDNNVDQALRALKKKMQREGIFREMKMRGHYEKPSEKRAREKAEAVRRARKLARKRAQREGIVGGRAAAR is encoded by the coding sequence GTGCAGGTACTCGTCCGCGACAACAATGTTGACCAGGCGCTCCGCGCGCTCAAGAAAAAGATGCAGCGCGAAGGCATTTTCCGCGAGATGAAGATGCGCGGGCATTACGAGAAGCCGTCGGAGAAGCGGGCGCGCGAGAAGGCCGAGGCCGTGCGCCGTGCACGCAAGCTGGCGCGTAAGCGCGCCCAGCGCGAAGGGATTGTCGGCGGACGGGCGGCGGCGCGCTGA
- a CDS encoding tetratricopeptide repeat protein, producing MADGVIAESATPGRVRTALALLALVTLAACNTTDPVTDLTRIDTAQGSQENIASLTAVIERTPNDPEAYNIRGAAYGRAGNYREALKDFDRAIELNPRSFRAYANRALIYRYMGDQQKALADYNQAIALNPSYDGAYIGRGELYRLAGRSTEAFQDFERAIQLDTTDPRAFHRRGLLYQASGQHQFAIEDFAKAISFAPNQPYGYNGRGLSYLALGDDENAFTDFNTAIRLDDGIAESWANQALVYEKRGEMDKAARSYARALALDPNYGPAKDGLARTRGAGGTTTASRT from the coding sequence ATGGCTGATGGAGTGATTGCAGAAAGCGCAACCCCTGGGCGAGTGCGGACGGCGCTCGCGCTATTGGCCCTCGTCACCCTGGCCGCCTGCAACACCACCGATCCCGTGACGGACCTGACGCGCATCGATACCGCACAGGGATCGCAGGAAAACATCGCTTCGCTCACCGCCGTCATCGAGCGAACGCCGAACGATCCGGAAGCCTACAATATCCGCGGCGCAGCCTATGGACGTGCCGGCAACTACCGGGAGGCCCTCAAGGATTTCGACAGGGCGATAGAGCTCAACCCGCGCTCCTTCCGCGCCTATGCCAATCGCGCGCTCATCTACCGCTATATGGGCGATCAGCAGAAGGCGCTGGCCGATTACAACCAGGCGATCGCGCTCAATCCGAGCTATGACGGCGCCTATATCGGCCGGGGCGAGCTTTACCGCCTTGCCGGCCGCTCGACCGAAGCTTTCCAGGATTTCGAGCGGGCGATCCAGCTCGACACCACCGATCCGCGCGCCTTTCACAGGCGCGGCCTGCTCTACCAGGCGAGCGGTCAGCACCAATTCGCGATCGAGGACTTCGCCAAGGCGATCTCGTTCGCCCCCAACCAGCCCTACGGCTATAACGGACGCGGACTTTCCTATCTGGCGCTGGGCGACGACGAGAACGCCTTTACGGATTTCAACACCGCGATCCGCCTGGACGACGGCATCGCCGAAAGCTGGGCCAACCAGGCGCTCGTCTATGAGAAACGCGGCGAGATGGACAAGGCTGCACGCTCCTATGCGCGCGCCCTGGCGCTCGACCCCAATTATGGTCCGGCCAAGGACGGCCTCGCGCGGACGCGGGGGGCAGGCGGCACCACCACGGCGTCGCGGACGTAA
- a CDS encoding DUF992 domain-containing protein, translating into MHRSAIAALGAIFALSTTAMPAAAQQRTEVGMLDCIIEGGTDIGFVTSKELSCTFQPADSSRPPETYVGAVKKFGLEIGSTSERVMRWAVLAPTTADPYAPGALADTYVGPSAEVTAGIGGGANVLVSRTNRNLVLQPISLQAQTGLNIAVGVDEFVLRSTAQ; encoded by the coding sequence ATGCACAGGAGCGCAATTGCCGCGCTTGGAGCGATTTTTGCCCTGTCGACCACCGCCATGCCTGCCGCAGCGCAGCAGCGGACGGAGGTCGGCATGCTCGATTGCATCATCGAAGGCGGCACCGATATCGGCTTCGTGACGTCCAAGGAGCTTTCATGCACCTTCCAGCCCGCGGATTCCTCGCGCCCGCCGGAGACCTATGTCGGCGCAGTGAAGAAGTTCGGCCTGGAGATCGGCAGCACAAGCGAACGCGTGATGCGCTGGGCCGTCCTGGCGCCGACCACGGCAGACCCCTACGCGCCCGGAGCGCTCGCCGACACCTATGTGGGGCCAAGCGCCGAAGTGACCGCCGGCATCGGCGGTGGCGCCAATGTCCTCGTCAGCCGGACCAACAGGAATCTCGTCCTGCAGCCGATCAGCCTGCAGGCCCAGACGGGGCTGAACATCGCCGTCGGTGTCGACGAATTCGTGTTGAGATCGACCGCGCAGTGA
- a CDS encoding PIN domain-containing protein, which yields MPDRRGGAPSSAFIDTNVILYLASDDQRKAERAEGIVRQGGTISVQVLNEIANAGRRKMRLDWQQLHDFIDAIRRLLRVESLTVDVHESGMAIAERYGVSIYDGLIVASALQAGCTILWSEDMQDRLAIGDLRIANPFRTS from the coding sequence ATGCCCGATAGGCGGGGCGGCGCCCCTTCGAGCGCGTTCATCGATACGAATGTGATCCTCTATCTTGCCTCGGACGATCAGCGGAAGGCTGAGCGGGCCGAAGGGATTGTAAGGCAGGGAGGCACCATAAGCGTCCAGGTGTTAAACGAGATCGCCAACGCGGGGCGGCGCAAGATGCGCCTCGACTGGCAGCAGCTTCACGACTTCATAGATGCGATCCGCAGGCTTTTGAGGGTGGAGAGCCTGACTGTCGATGTCCATGAAAGCGGAATGGCGATCGCTGAACGCTACGGAGTCTCCATCTATGACGGACTTATCGTCGCTTCCGCCTTGCAGGCTGGCTGCACCATCCTTTGGTCGGAGGATATGCAAGACCGCCTGGCCATCGGGGACTTGCGGATCGCCAATCCATTCAGAACTTCATGA
- a CDS encoding AbrB/MazE/SpoVT family DNA-binding domain-containing protein yields MRVSRWGNSLAIRLPSSVVQLLKLEEGDEIELHAQGMRSLAVAKKPEREELLTRLRHFRGKLPADFRFDRDELNAR; encoded by the coding sequence ATGCGTGTGTCCAGGTGGGGCAACAGTCTTGCCATTCGCCTTCCCAGTTCGGTGGTCCAGCTTCTGAAGTTGGAGGAAGGAGATGAAATTGAGTTGCACGCACAGGGAATGCGTTCGCTGGCGGTCGCGAAAAAACCTGAGCGCGAGGAGCTATTGACACGCCTGAGGCACTTCCGCGGCAAATTGCCTGCAGATTTCCGTTTCGACCGGGATGAGTTGAATGCCCGATAG